The following coding sequences are from one Aquificaceae bacterium window:
- the tig gene encoding trigger factor, translating into MKVSVEDRQGLFKALKVEVEGDVVRSALDEVYNYLRQNAEVEGFRKGKAPLWVIKAKFRDFIQEEVGKKVANATLAGAIQESGLRPVADIYLEKVQLEEPSQKLSYSVSFEVPPEFELQNLEGLEVEIRKVEFSDELVRKRIEEIREEHAVWEPVEREVREGDLAVVDYRVEETESGETTEGETSGVIGTKTFREEIERELIGKREGDSFVLHDLTLYDTEGKPAGKAKVEITLKSVKEKVLPELSNDFAKELGLGQTWAEAEEKIREEVRSGLENLRKAMIADAVAIKLVQMHEFDIPQTLLQRELSHLVERRVRELSQWGIDPKYLDYRAIAQELTPQAVMSIKLRYILDKYAQEKGIQVSAEELQKRIEELAKAYERSVEEMREFLQRENLLPVLEEDIKREKALEDIVSKAVVKEIEEKKEEKDENT; encoded by the coding sequence ATGAAGGTAAGCGTAGAAGACAGACAGGGACTTTTTAAAGCCCTTAAGGTTGAGGTAGAGGGCGATGTGGTCAGGTCTGCTCTGGATGAGGTTTACAACTACCTCAGGCAGAATGCGGAGGTGGAAGGCTTCAGGAAAGGCAAAGCCCCCCTCTGGGTAATAAAAGCCAAGTTCAGGGACTTCATACAGGAAGAGGTGGGCAAGAAAGTGGCAAACGCAACGCTGGCAGGTGCCATACAGGAAAGTGGTTTGAGGCCAGTTGCTGACATATACCTTGAGAAGGTTCAGCTGGAAGAGCCTTCCCAGAAACTCAGCTACAGTGTGTCCTTTGAAGTCCCTCCGGAGTTTGAGCTCCAGAACTTAGAAGGTCTTGAGGTTGAGATAAGGAAGGTTGAGTTCAGCGACGAGCTGGTAAGGAAGAGGATAGAGGAGATAAGGGAGGAGCATGCGGTCTGGGAGCCTGTGGAGAGGGAAGTGAGAGAAGGCGACCTTGCAGTTGTGGACTACAGGGTTGAGGAAACTGAGAGTGGTGAGACCACAGAGGGAGAGACCTCTGGGGTAATAGGAACAAAGACCTTCAGAGAAGAGATAGAAAGAGAGCTTATTGGAAAGAGGGAGGGAGACAGCTTTGTGCTTCATGACCTTACCCTTTATGATACGGAGGGCAAGCCTGCAGGAAAGGCAAAGGTTGAGATAACCCTCAAGAGCGTAAAGGAAAAGGTGCTTCCAGAGCTCAGCAACGACTTTGCAAAGGAGCTGGGGCTTGGTCAAACATGGGCAGAGGCAGAAGAGAAGATAAGGGAAGAGGTAAGGTCAGGACTTGAAAACCTGAGGAAGGCCATGATAGCGGATGCAGTGGCAATAAAGCTGGTTCAGATGCATGAGTTTGACATCCCTCAGACCCTTCTGCAGAGGGAACTTTCACACCTTGTGGAGAGAAGGGTCAGGGAACTTTCCCAGTGGGGCATAGACCCCAAATATCTGGACTACAGGGCAATAGCTCAGGAGCTCACACCTCAGGCAGTCATGAGCATAAAGCTCAGATACATACTGGACAAATATGCTCAGGAGAAAGGTATTCAGGTAAGTGCGGAAGAACTGCAGAAGAGGATAGAGGAGCTGGCAAAGGCTTACGAAAGGTCTGTTGAGGAGATGAGGGAATTTTTGCAGAGAGAAAACCTGCTACCTGTCCTCGAGGAGGACATAAAGAGGGAAAAGGCACTTGAAGATATAGTTTCAAAGGCTGTTGT
- a CDS encoding (Fe-S)-binding protein — MEKFIELPLDLAQKCVKCGLCKSVCPTYPYVQEEAGFARGRLALAEMVVKGELPLSEEVARQWDQCAMCRRCEWICPNNVEYKEIMVKARDMQRESLGQGVVKSLGLKSLELMQSGFGRKAIKLAGKLLSPLPSEIKTPFPTGAVKFMPKPTARAFGLRGKVFEAQEEKGKLLFFTGCMIDAFYGKTGENVIKLMNRAGYTVVVPEDIKCCGAPHYYSGNLQAFERLRDHNLKEMGKYDFDAVVVACPTCGGALQEDYKLDKPVYDFAEIVFKSPLRFRGSGKRLTFHVPCHSYSAMKVNDKVFYGVMERVEGDEVRKAEKDKSCCGFAGLFSITNPKMSDQIQREKIEDLQKTQAQVVLTTCPGCVLNLKDGVKKHCTGQEVMHLADYLAENLQG; from the coding sequence ATGGAAAAGTTTATAGAGCTTCCTCTAGACCTTGCTCAGAAGTGCGTAAAGTGTGGACTATGCAAGTCTGTCTGCCCCACCTATCCCTATGTGCAGGAAGAGGCAGGCTTTGCCCGTGGAAGGCTTGCCCTGGCAGAGATGGTGGTAAAAGGAGAATTGCCCCTATCTGAGGAGGTGGCAAGGCAGTGGGACCAGTGTGCCATGTGCAGAAGGTGTGAGTGGATATGTCCCAACAACGTGGAATACAAAGAGATAATGGTAAAAGCGAGGGACATGCAAAGAGAAAGCCTCGGGCAGGGAGTGGTGAAGTCTCTTGGTCTAAAATCCCTTGAACTCATGCAGTCTGGTTTTGGCAGAAAGGCTATAAAGCTCGCCGGAAAGCTCCTGAGTCCGTTGCCCTCGGAGATAAAAACCCCCTTTCCCACCGGTGCAGTGAAGTTTATGCCAAAGCCCACAGCCAGGGCTTTTGGACTGAGGGGCAAGGTCTTTGAGGCTCAGGAGGAGAAGGGAAAGCTCTTATTTTTCACCGGCTGTATGATAGATGCTTTCTACGGAAAGACCGGGGAAAATGTGATAAAGCTCATGAACAGGGCAGGCTATACGGTGGTGGTGCCAGAGGATATAAAGTGCTGTGGTGCTCCACACTACTACTCGGGAAACCTTCAAGCCTTTGAAAGGTTGAGAGACCATAACTTGAAAGAGATGGGGAAATATGACTTCGACGCAGTGGTGGTTGCATGCCCTACGTGCGGGGGAGCCCTGCAGGAGGACTATAAGTTAGACAAGCCAGTGTATGACTTTGCGGAAATCGTCTTCAAAAGTCCCTTGAGGTTTAGAGGCTCAGGAAAGAGGCTGACCTTTCATGTGCCCTGCCATTCATACAGCGCCATGAAGGTAAACGATAAGGTTTTCTATGGAGTTATGGAGAGGGTTGAAGGTGACGAGGTGAGGAAAGCTGAAAAGGACAAATCCTGCTGTGGCTTTGCAGGTCTCTTCTCCATTACAAACCCCAAAATGTCCGACCAGATACAGAGGGAAAAGATAGAAGACCTTCAGAAAACTCAGGCTCAGGTGGTGCTCACCACATGCCCTGGCTGCGTGCTTAACCTCAAGGACGGGGTCAAAAAACACTGCACGGGTCAGGAAGTTATGCACCTTGCGGACTACCTTGCGGAGAACCTTCAGGGATGA
- the galE gene encoding UDP-glucose 4-epimerase GalE, whose translation MRILVTGGAGYIGSHMVKLLGERGYEVLTVDNLSEGNPWAVLYGDLRVVDLLNYKALEEVLLDFRPEAVIHFAAKVKVPESVRKPLHYYENNLMGTVNLLQAMRRAGTEYLVFSSTAAVYGIPERIPVREEDPTVPINPYGWSKLFAEQAIRDFSHATGLKYVILRYFNVAGADPEGKIGQVSKEPTHLILRAVKVATGQIPYLEVFGTDYPTTDGTCIRDFVHVMDLCEAHLDALSYLQEGGKPDIFNVGYGRGYSVLEVINRVREVSGVDFEVRYAPRREGDPPALVADSTKIRERLGWKPKYEDLPYIIKTALDWEKSYIYSE comes from the coding sequence ATGAGAATACTCGTAACGGGGGGAGCCGGATACATAGGCTCACACATGGTAAAGCTTCTCGGGGAAAGGGGTTACGAGGTTCTTACAGTGGATAACCTCTCTGAGGGAAACCCGTGGGCAGTGTTGTATGGGGACCTCAGGGTGGTGGACCTTCTGAACTACAAAGCCCTTGAAGAGGTCTTGCTTGATTTCAGACCAGAAGCGGTCATACACTTTGCCGCAAAGGTAAAGGTGCCAGAAAGCGTAAGGAAACCTCTCCATTATTACGAGAACAACCTTATGGGCACGGTAAACCTCCTTCAGGCTATGCGGAGGGCAGGGACTGAGTATCTCGTCTTTTCTTCAACCGCCGCCGTCTACGGAATTCCGGAAAGAATACCCGTAAGAGAGGAAGACCCCACAGTTCCCATAAACCCCTACGGATGGAGCAAGCTCTTTGCAGAGCAAGCAATAAGAGACTTTTCTCATGCCACAGGGCTGAAGTATGTTATTCTCAGATACTTTAACGTGGCAGGAGCAGACCCTGAGGGAAAGATAGGTCAGGTAAGCAAGGAGCCCACCCATCTCATACTGAGGGCTGTAAAAGTGGCAACCGGTCAGATACCCTACCTTGAGGTCTTTGGCACCGATTATCCCACAACAGACGGGACATGCATAAGGGACTTTGTGCACGTTATGGACCTCTGTGAGGCACACCTCGATGCCCTCAGTTATCTGCAGGAGGGTGGAAAGCCAGACATCTTCAACGTGGGTTACGGCAGAGGATACTCGGTGCTGGAGGTGATAAACAGGGTAAGGGAGGTTTCGGGGGTGGACTTTGAGGTAAGGTATGCACCAAGGCGTGAGGGAGACCCTCCAGCTCTAGTGGCAGACAGCACAAAGATAAGGGAAAGGCTCGGCTGGAAGCCAAAATACGAAGACCTCCCATATATAATAAAGACCGCCCTTGATTGGGAAAAGTCCTATATTTATTCTGAATGA
- a CDS encoding metal-sulfur cluster assembly factor: MIEFEILERLKEIRDPEIPIDIVNLGLIYGVQLKENVAYVDMTLTVPSCPARGFFAQHIREHLLKNFPQLKDVVINFVFEPAWSRDKISEEGLQKLRSMGWNI, from the coding sequence ATGATAGAGTTTGAAATTCTGGAAAGGTTGAAGGAGATAAGAGACCCGGAGATACCCATAGATATAGTGAACCTGGGGCTCATATACGGTGTGCAGTTAAAGGAGAATGTGGCATACGTGGACATGACGCTCACGGTCCCTTCCTGCCCTGCAAGGGGCTTCTTCGCCCAACATATAAGAGAACACCTCCTCAAAAACTTTCCACAGTTAAAAGATGTTGTGATAAACTTTGTATTTGAGCCTGCCTGGAGCAGGGATAAGATATCTGAGGAAGGCTTGCAGAAACTCAGGAGTATGGGATGGAATATCTGA
- a CDS encoding V4R domain-containing protein, with translation MEYLKDKFRALAEAIERESVLVHRAALVDGYRDIHKLSKLGIDKVIKKATQFGGKKGAKILKERYGIYTDRLDEALDVLTVIAESSRLLDVFEYDLDRMEIRVDGSILVEAVGQSKNPVCEPMAGFFEGFLGELLERKLSVKEIACKAQGHERCVFKITLK, from the coding sequence ATGGAATATCTGAAGGATAAGTTCAGGGCGCTTGCAGAAGCCATCGAAAGGGAGTCTGTGCTTGTCCACCGTGCTGCCCTTGTGGATGGATACAGGGACATACACAAACTCAGCAAACTGGGCATTGACAAGGTAATAAAGAAGGCAACTCAGTTTGGCGGGAAAAAGGGTGCGAAGATACTCAAAGAAAGGTATGGCATATACACAGACAGACTGGATGAAGCCCTCGATGTGCTGACAGTCATAGCAGAATCCTCAAGGCTTCTGGATGTGTTTGAATATGACCTTGACAGGATGGAGATAAGAGTTGATGGCTCAATTCTCGTTGAAGCCGTTGGGCAGAGCAAAAACCCCGTATGTGAGCCTATGGCTGGCTTCTTTGAAGGTTTTCTTGGCGAGCTTCTGGAGAGAAAACTGAGCGTTAAGGAAATTGCCTGCAAGGCTCAGGGACATGAAAGGTGTGTTTTCAAGATAACTCTCAAGTAG
- a CDS encoding secondary thiamine-phosphate synthase enzyme YjbQ, which yields MVVIKVRTTKHTSFVNITSQVREIVKASGVKSGICLVYVPHTTACVLINEGADPDVIKDIAYSIEKLVPWRDAYAHSEGNSAAHIRSAIIGNSRVIPIEDGDLVLGTWEAIFLTEFDGPRERKVVVKIIREE from the coding sequence ATGGTGGTAATCAAGGTCAGGACCACAAAACATACCAGTTTTGTAAACATAACAAGTCAGGTCCGAGAAATAGTGAAGGCATCCGGTGTAAAATCGGGCATATGCCTTGTCTATGTCCCTCATACAACTGCCTGTGTCCTTATAAATGAGGGTGCAGACCCTGATGTGATAAAGGATATAGCTTACTCCATAGAGAAGCTGGTTCCATGGAGGGACGCCTATGCCCACTCGGAAGGGAACTCTGCAGCGCACATAAGGAGTGCCATAATAGGCAACTCAAGGGTCATACCCATAGAGGATGGAGACCTTGTCCTGGGCACCTGGGAAGCCATATTCCTTACAGAGTTTGATGGTCCAAGGGAAAGAAAGGTAGTGGTTAAAATCATAAGGGAAGAATAA
- the rseP gene encoding RIP metalloprotease RseP, with the protein MEYVLAFLVLIGVLIWFHELGHFLMARLFGVRVDIFSIGFGPVLFSKRVGDTEYRVSVLPLGGFVKLYGEEEQIQDPRAFSSKPNWQKILIAFGGPLFNFILAIILFALISVVGREVPKYLSEKPLVGHVVENSIAHKLGIREGDIIIEVNSKPVDKWRDVEKVVFENILSKSWTVKVLRDGRELSLHVKDSISRSAGFGAEPWLPAVIGRVVEDSPASQVGLQAGDRILRVNGREVRGWYELVRLIRESGDRPITLAIQRGEYMEEKTVIPKVDQRTGLPVLGIAPHVEREESREPPLQAFIDGVQRTYMLSLLSLKALWSLITGGLSIKTLGGPIAIAQLAGESAQQGILPFVGMMAFISVQLAIFNLIPLPVLDGGLILLFLMESIRRKPFSPRFKEVWVKAGYAIIIALAGFVIINDILRILSGGRL; encoded by the coding sequence ATGGAATATGTGCTGGCTTTTCTGGTTTTGATAGGTGTGCTCATATGGTTTCATGAGCTCGGGCACTTTCTCATGGCAAGGCTCTTTGGTGTCAGGGTGGATATATTTTCCATAGGCTTTGGTCCTGTGCTTTTCAGCAAAAGGGTTGGGGACACTGAATACAGGGTGTCCGTCCTTCCCCTTGGTGGCTTTGTCAAGCTCTACGGGGAGGAGGAGCAGATTCAGGACCCGAGAGCCTTTTCCTCAAAACCCAACTGGCAGAAGATACTCATAGCCTTTGGAGGACCCCTGTTTAACTTTATTCTCGCCATAATTCTATTTGCCCTTATATCAGTGGTAGGCAGAGAAGTGCCGAAATATCTTTCTGAGAAGCCCCTTGTGGGCCATGTGGTAGAAAACAGCATAGCCCATAAACTGGGCATAAGGGAGGGGGACATCATAATAGAAGTCAATTCAAAACCTGTAGATAAATGGAGAGATGTGGAAAAGGTGGTCTTTGAAAATATACTCAGCAAAAGCTGGACAGTAAAGGTCCTCAGAGACGGCAGGGAATTAAGCCTTCATGTGAAAGACAGCATAAGTAGGTCTGCAGGCTTTGGTGCAGAGCCGTGGCTTCCCGCCGTGATAGGAAGGGTGGTGGAAGATAGTCCTGCAAGTCAGGTGGGGCTTCAGGCTGGGGACAGAATACTCCGGGTTAACGGTCGTGAGGTAAGGGGCTGGTATGAGCTTGTAAGGCTTATAAGAGAATCTGGGGACAGACCAATAACCCTCGCCATACAGAGGGGAGAGTATATGGAGGAAAAGACGGTCATTCCAAAAGTAGACCAGAGGACAGGTCTGCCAGTTCTGGGTATAGCTCCCCACGTGGAAAGAGAGGAAAGCAGAGAGCCACCACTGCAGGCTTTTATTGATGGAGTTCAGAGAACCTATATGCTGAGCCTTCTTTCTCTGAAAGCTCTCTGGAGTCTTATAACGGGCGGTCTGTCCATAAAGACCCTTGGGGGCCCCATAGCCATAGCTCAGCTGGCAGGTGAGTCCGCACAGCAGGGCATACTTCCCTTTGTGGGCATGATGGCTTTTATATCCGTTCAGCTTGCCATATTCAATCTCATACCCCTTCCCGTTCTTGATGGAGGTCTTATACTTCTGTTTCTTATGGAATCCATAAGAAGGAAGCCTTTCTCACCAAGGTTCAAAGAGGTATGGGTAAAGGCCGGCTACGCCATAATAATAGCCCTTGCGGGCTTTGTGATAATAAACGACATACTGAGAATACTGAGCGGCGGAAGGCTCTAA
- the fsa gene encoding fructose-6-phosphate aldolase encodes MQFFLDTGMVDEIKQAIEWGILDGVTTNPSLIAKTGRPFLEVAKEILQLVDGPVSLETVSRDAEGMIREGRMLAELGDNVVVKIPMTPEGMKAVQVLESEGIPTNVTLVFSPAQALIAAKAGASFVSPFIGRIDDVSSDGMKVIREVKQIFDNYDIVDTEIIVASVRHPMHVVEAALIGADICTMPFEVMKKLFQHPLTDKGMELFIKDWEKVPERPF; translated from the coding sequence ATGCAGTTTTTCCTTGATACCGGTATGGTGGACGAAATAAAACAGGCTATTGAATGGGGCATACTTGACGGTGTGACCACCAACCCGAGCCTGATAGCAAAAACAGGAAGACCCTTTCTGGAAGTGGCTAAGGAGATACTCCAGCTGGTGGACGGTCCAGTGAGCCTTGAGACAGTCTCAAGGGATGCAGAGGGCATGATAAGGGAGGGAAGGATGCTGGCGGAGCTGGGCGACAACGTGGTGGTTAAGATACCCATGACTCCTGAAGGCATGAAGGCGGTTCAAGTTCTGGAATCTGAGGGTATACCCACAAACGTCACCCTTGTTTTTTCACCTGCTCAGGCCCTTATCGCAGCGAAGGCGGGTGCAAGCTTTGTATCTCCCTTCATAGGTAGAATAGACGATGTTTCAAGCGATGGAATGAAGGTTATAAGGGAGGTGAAGCAGATATTTGACAACTACGACATAGTGGACACAGAGATTATAGTTGCCAGTGTGAGACATCCCATGCATGTGGTGGAGGCAGCCCTTATAGGTGCAGACATATGCACCATGCCATTTGAAGTCATGAAAAAGCTCTTCCAGCACCCTCTTACCGATAAGGGCATGGAACTTTTCATAAAAGACTGGGAAAAGGTCCCGGAAAGGCCCTTTTAG
- a CDS encoding thioredoxin family protein — MENILKLIALFLALFFGLMLGLRFYAGMRSKKMLGRKTEILRDGIVYFYSERCGACKLMKPEIEKLKEKLTIIEMDVAKPEGFQKAKELGIMATPTTLVVKDGIIKKVFVGVVRHQRILQEV; from the coding sequence GTGGAGAACATCCTGAAGCTCATTGCACTTTTTCTGGCTCTTTTCTTTGGACTGATGCTGGGCTTGAGATTTTACGCAGGCATGAGGAGCAAGAAGATGCTTGGAAGGAAAACTGAAATACTAAGGGATGGGATAGTTTACTTCTATTCTGAGAGATGCGGAGCCTGCAAGCTGATGAAGCCCGAAATAGAAAAACTCAAGGAGAAATTGACAATTATAGAGATGGATGTGGCAAAGCCCGAGGGCTTCCAGAAGGCAAAAGAGCTGGGAATCATGGCAACGCCTACAACCCTTGTGGTTAAGGATGGTATAATTAAGAAGGTGTTTGTGGGTGTTGTTAGGCACCAGAGAATACTTCAGGAGGTGTAA
- a CDS encoding pseudouridine synthase: MEGGAILVRLNRYLSMCGVASRRRADELILQGRVKVNGLVVKELGWRVDPQKDVVEVDGKEVKPLRCRYIILYKPCCYLTALGPPRDGKKTIEELIKDIPEKVYPAGRLDYNAEGLLILTNDGELAHRIMHPRHKLPKTYLVWVSGKVSKDTIDAMKKGALLEDGPAKPDSVRLIKHEKDMSLIELVFHEGRKHIVKRFVSSFGHRVTRLKRVAIGPVRLGNLKPGQWRDMTKEELKSLHKALGLTPVRRG, from the coding sequence ATGGAAGGAGGAGCGATACTGGTAAGACTGAACCGATATCTCTCCATGTGCGGAGTTGCTTCAAGAAGGAGGGCAGATGAGCTTATACTGCAGGGAAGGGTAAAGGTGAATGGGCTTGTGGTGAAAGAGCTGGGATGGAGAGTAGACCCGCAGAAGGACGTGGTGGAGGTGGATGGAAAAGAAGTAAAGCCTCTAAGATGCAGATACATAATCCTCTACAAGCCCTGCTGTTATCTAACTGCCCTTGGACCACCCAGAGATGGCAAAAAGACCATTGAGGAGCTGATAAAGGATATCCCTGAAAAGGTCTATCCCGCAGGAAGGCTTGACTACAATGCAGAGGGGCTTCTCATACTTACCAACGATGGCGAGCTTGCTCACAGGATAATGCACCCCAGGCACAAACTTCCGAAGACCTACCTTGTCTGGGTTTCTGGGAAAGTGAGCAAAGATACGATTGACGCCATGAAAAAAGGTGCTTTGCTTGAAGATGGTCCTGCAAAACCAGACAGTGTCAGACTTATAAAGCATGAAAAAGATATGAGCCTTATAGAACTGGTTTTCCATGAGGGGAGAAAGCATATAGTAAAGAGGTTTGTCTCCAGCTTCGGGCACAGAGTTACAAGGCTAAAAAGGGTCGCCATAGGACCTGTAAGGCTGGGGAATCTCAAGCCAGGTCAGTGGAGGGACATGACAAAAGAGGAACTAAAGAGCCTGCATAAAGCCCTTGGTCTAACACCTGTAAGGAGGGGATAA
- a CDS encoding sulfite oxidase-like oxidoreductase — protein MEKKIIVSPINLKEDRLPPGQRWISAPIVYDIVEEIPSWDVKGYRFRVFGLVENPLELTYEELLKLPSVELIADFHCVTRWSVKEIEWEGVQTSYILSLAKPKPTARYVMVHCLEGYTTNLPLQYLYEEDSILAYKMYGKPIPLRHGYPLRLIVPKLYAWKSAKYVWGIELIDEDVPGFWEQRGYNMRGDPWKEERYW, from the coding sequence ATGGAGAAAAAAATTATTGTTAGCCCCATAAACCTCAAGGAAGACAGGCTTCCGCCCGGTCAGAGATGGATATCTGCGCCCATAGTCTATGACATAGTAGAGGAAATCCCCAGCTGGGATGTTAAGGGTTATCGCTTCAGAGTGTTCGGTCTTGTGGAGAATCCCCTTGAGCTTACCTACGAAGAGCTCCTAAAACTACCCTCTGTAGAGCTCATAGCGGACTTTCACTGCGTTACGCGATGGAGCGTAAAGGAGATAGAATGGGAAGGTGTGCAGACCTCATACATACTCAGCCTTGCAAAGCCAAAGCCCACCGCAAGGTATGTTATGGTTCACTGTCTGGAAGGATACACCACAAACTTACCACTCCAATACCTCTACGAAGAGGACAGCATACTGGCCTATAAAATGTATGGAAAACCCATACCTCTGAGACACGGCTACCCACTCAGGCTTATAGTTCCAAAGCTCTACGCCTGGAAGAGTGCCAAGTATGTGTGGGGTATAGAATTGATTGATGAGGATGTGCCGGGCTTCTGGGAGCAAAGGGGTTATAACATGAGGGGTGACCCATGGAAGGAGGAGCGATACTGGTAA
- the lptB gene encoding LPS export ABC transporter ATP-binding protein, producing MLVAREIKKSFRKREILRGVDLELRRGEIVGLLGPNGAGKTTLFNCLVGFLPVDGGRIELEGEDITHLPAHKRARKGITFLPQEHTTFEDLTVLENLLIFLEFFEEGRESQLVRAEELLADFGLWELRNQKAGRLSGGQKRRLEVARSLIPRPRYIFFDEPFTGIDPIMLSDIRSMIMSLKHQNIGVLITDHNVRETIRMVDRVYIISDGMILAEGEPHEVSEREDVREVYLGRDFSW from the coding sequence GTGCTGGTTGCAAGGGAGATAAAAAAGAGCTTTAGAAAAAGGGAAATTTTAAGAGGGGTAGACCTTGAGCTTAGAAGAGGAGAGATAGTGGGGCTTCTTGGTCCAAACGGTGCCGGTAAAACAACGCTCTTTAACTGCCTTGTGGGGTTTTTACCCGTTGATGGCGGGAGGATAGAGCTTGAGGGTGAAGATATAACCCATCTACCAGCCCATAAAAGGGCAAGAAAGGGAATAACCTTCCTTCCTCAGGAGCATACAACCTTTGAAGACCTTACAGTCCTTGAGAACCTCCTCATATTCCTTGAGTTTTTTGAAGAGGGAAGAGAATCACAGCTTGTGAGAGCAGAGGAGCTTCTTGCAGACTTTGGGCTCTGGGAGCTCAGGAATCAAAAGGCGGGGAGGCTCTCAGGGGGTCAGAAGAGAAGGCTTGAAGTGGCAAGGTCCCTGATACCCAGGCCAAGATACATCTTCTTTGATGAACCCTTCACCGGTATAGACCCCATAATGCTCTCAGACATAAGGTCCATGATTATGAGCCTCAAACATCAGAACATAGGAGTTCTCATAACAGACCATAACGTCAGGGAAACTATAAGGATGGTGGACAGGGTATACATAATAAGCGATGGTATGATACTTGCAGAGGGTGAGCCCCACGAGGTGAGCGAGAGGGAGGATGTGAGAGAAGTGTATCTGGGGAGAGATTTTAGCTGGTAG
- a CDS encoding rhomboid family intramembrane serine protease, whose translation MIPIKDVNPHRSFPVVNLGIILTCSVVWLYEVSLSDERLNLFIYYYGLVPADLFERPQTLLTHMFLHGSWLHIIGNMWFLWVFGDNVEDRMGRLKYLLFYILSGLGAALIQMLVSLLFGGAEIPMVGASGAISGVLGAYLWMFPHARILALVPIFFFLTFMELPAVFFIGLWILIQVINGLITLPLMGVGGVAWFAHIGGFVVGYLLAKKMFRRRWY comes from the coding sequence ATGATACCCATAAAGGATGTCAACCCTCACAGGAGCTTTCCTGTGGTAAACCTTGGCATCATACTTACCTGTTCCGTTGTGTGGCTTTATGAAGTAAGCCTTTCTGATGAGAGGTTGAATCTTTTTATATATTACTACGGGCTTGTCCCTGCCGACCTTTTTGAAAGACCTCAAACGCTTCTCACACACATGTTCCTCCACGGAAGCTGGCTCCACATAATAGGCAACATGTGGTTTCTCTGGGTATTTGGGGACAATGTGGAGGACAGAATGGGCAGGCTCAAGTATCTTCTTTTCTATATTCTGTCAGGACTAGGCGCGGCTCTAATTCAGATGCTTGTCAGCCTGCTTTTTGGCGGGGCCGAAATTCCTATGGTGGGTGCCAGTGGTGCCATAAGCGGTGTTCTTGGTGCATATCTCTGGATGTTTCCCCATGCCCGCATACTCGCCCTTGTTCCCATTTTCTTTTTTCTTACCTTTATGGAGCTTCCTGCAGTCTTCTTCATAGGCCTGTGGATACTCATACAGGTCATAAACGGGCTCATAACCCTCCCCCTTATGGGTGTTGGAGGCGTGGCATGGTTTGCCCACATAGGAGGGTTTGTGGTAGGTTATTTGCTTGCCAAGAAAATGTTCAGGAGAAGATGGTATTAA